Genomic window (Phycisphaerae bacterium):
ACCAGGCGGTAAGGGCATCCGTAGTATTGAGGCCGAAACCGGTGCTACAATAGATATCGAGGATGATGGCAAGGTCACCATCTCCTGTTTGAACATGGCCGGTGCCATCCAAGCTCGAGATATGATCGAGCAGATCAGCGAAGGCGTCAAGGTCGGTAAGATTTATACCGGTCGCGTGACGGGTATCAAGGACTTCGGCGCCTTCATTGAGATCGCGCCAGGCCAGGACGGCCTTTGCCACATCAGCGAGCTGTCAGACGGATACGTGAAATCGGTAACGGACGTGTGCAAGGTCGGCGACGTTCTCAAAGTGAAAGTCATCCTCATCGACGACCAAGGACGCGTCAAACTCAGCCGCAAGGCCGTGCTCCGCGAGGAAACGGCTGAGGCAAAGAAGTGAGACCTGGGCAAACGCAACCGGCTCACGGATTCCGAAATCGGCTTCGTGCCGAGGGGCGGCCATGCAATTCGTGCCAGGGCCTCTCCGCATCTGCATGCGTCTTGATCGTCCGCGGTGTTGCGTGACTCCGCAGGACGTTGCATAGGAATCAGGTCGGATACCCTTTTGTGGTACGTGTGTTTCCGGACGCACGCCGGTCGGGTATCCGTGTGCAGACCGCCCCGGATAGGTCGTGTGAACAGGTGCCCGTCTCGGCACGATGTTGTCGGACATGGGCGGGGGTCTTCCGGGGCAGTCGGCGCAATCGAATTCGCGGGCCGGCACGTCCAAGTCTGTCAAGATGTTCCGCGCGGGGGGTGCGAAACGTCGCTCTTGCCGGAGGTACTGCACATGGCTACCGGCACAGTCAAGTGGTTCGATTGCAAGAAAGGATTCGGGTTCATCCGCCAACCCGAGGAGGACAAGGACATCTTTGTCCACTACACCAGTATCGAGGGCGAGGGCTTCCGGAGCCTGAAGGACGGCGAAGCTGTGGAGTTTGAACTGGTCGAGTCCGAAAAGGGTCTCCAAGCCCACCATGTCCGCCGAGCCAAGCTGACCGTCTGAGCGGCCGTCCGTTTGCTGCCGGCGTCCTCGGTGATCATCTTGGGCGACCCCAGGGGGAATGACCACGGGGGCCCGCACGTCCCGAGCATACCTTGCAGCCGTTACGGCCAAGCCCCCTTGCCTCGTTGCCGACCGAGAAGAGTCCCGCCGGCAATCCCGAGCAACGAGCCTTTTTCGCATCCAAGACGGCCTCCCAGATGATTCAAGCAACCGCAAGGGCGCCTTATAATACGAATTTCGACCGGCCGGTCGTCGACGGCCATCGCAAGAAAGGTCGTGCAACCGTGGCTGAAACCGCTTTCATCTTGATCGTGGAAAAGGACGCCTTGCGAGCCGAGGCAATGGTCAAGGATCTGAGCGAGCAGGGCCATGTTTGCCTGGTCGTCCCGTCGGGCTCAGAAGCCCTGGACAGCATTCGCGTCCGGCAACCCGATGTCATCGTGGCAGACGAATCGCTCTTCGACAAAGGCAATGACAATCTGCTGCGCCAGGCTCGAAGGCTCGCTCCGCAGGCGGAAATCATCCTGGTCACCGACGGAGCCCGCAGACCTCCCGACGACTCGACCACCGAAGACGCCGTGCGGGTATACCGGCGCATCCCACGCCAGATGAACGCCGACGACGCCCGGGCAACCATCTTCGCGGCCGCGGATCAGGCCACGCGAAACCGGCATCGACGCGCCCTTCAGGAACAGGTCGAACGGCGGTTCGAGTTCGAGGGCATCGTCACCGGCAATCCACAGATGGAGCGGATCATCAACATGATCCGTCGCGTCGCCGACAGCAAGCTTACCGTGTTGATCCTCGGGCCATCCGGCAGCGGCAAGGAGTTGGCCGCCCAAGCCATTCATCGCCACTCGCCTCGCCGCAACAAACCCTACCGGGCGATCAATTGTGCCGGACTCAACGAGAACCTGCTGGAAAGCGAACTCTTCGGGCACGTGAAGGGAGCATTTACCGGAGCAATCTCCGACCGCAAAGGTCTCTTCGAGGTGGCTGACGGCGGCACCCTTTTTCTGGACGAGGTCGGCGACATGCCCCTGCCCATGCAGGCCAAACTCCTGCGAGTCCTCGAAAACGGCGAGATTCTGCCCGTTGGCAGCACCGAGGTTCGCAAGGTCGACGTCCGCGTGGTTGCAGCCACCCGGCGCGACCTGCGGGCAATGATCGACAGCGGCGCATTCCGCGATGATCTCTTCTACCGGCTGCACCAGGCGACCATTCGGCTTCCTGCCCTGCGTGAGCGCCGCGACGACATCCCGCTGTTGATCGACCACTTCCTCAAGGAGGCCTGCCGCCTGCACAACAAGAAGGTCGATTCGATCAGCCCGGAGGCCGTTCGGCGCCTCACCAGCTACTCCTGGCCGGGCAACATCCGCGAGCTTCGCAGTGTCATCGACGTCATGGTCGTCATGGCCGACCGCCCCCAGCTCGAGATTGAGGACTTGCCGGAGAACATCCGCGGGAGCACGGACATCGTCCTGGCCGGCACCGCCGGAACCGCCGGCCTCACCATGGAGCAGATGGAGCGCATTCACATCGCCAACACCCTCAAGCTCACCGGCGGCAACCGCGAGAAAACCGCCAAGATCCTGGGCATCGGCGCCCGCACGCTCTACCGCAAACTCCGCGAATACGGACTTTGAGTCAATCTCTGCCGGCCCGGCCAAGCCCAAGAGCGAACGGCCGCGCGTGGCTCGACGCCGGGACTCGGATACGATAGGCATGGCACCTTCACCGAACAGCCCTGTATTCTGGAGATCCGGCATGCTCTTCCTTCCCCAACACGAACACCGAAGTCGCCCGGCTGCAGTCCTGATCGTGGCGATCCTGCTTGCCGGTGGATGCGGCCGCGAGCTGATGCCCACGCCGAACATCTGTGCTGACCCCCGTCGAAACCTCTTCCAGGACGTGCCCCCGCAGCACCGGAGCAACCGCGTGCCGGTACTGTACGCCACCGATCGCGTACCCTTTCAGCACAAGAAACGGGGCCTGCAATACGACGTAAACCGTTCGCAATCGCTGGGCTTTGGCACGTGCATGGTCGAAATCGGAAAGAATCTCTCATGGGAAGAGCTGGTCGTACAAAGCCGTATGCGCCGGCGCACGCGGCCGCTGCCGCTGTCCGTGGTCGGGATCGACGAAAAAGGCAGATACCCCGACGCGGTCAACTTCCGCGTCGTCGATGGAAAGCCGGTGGTCGACGAGGCCGCCCGAGAAAAGGAAAAACAAGCCAATGAGGCGCTGCAGGCACTCCTCTCCGAGCACCTGGCGGTCGTTCCCATTAAGGAAGCGTACGTCTATATCCACGGCGTCGGAAACACCTTCGATTACGCAGCGGGCACGATCGCCGAGTTATGGCACTTCATGGGTCGTCAGGGAGTGCCCGTCCTCTACTCCTGGCCCGCCGGCTACGAAGAGGGAATCATTCAGTCGTATACGCACGACCGCGAATCGGGCGAATTCACCGTCTTTCATCTCAAGCAGTTCCTGAGAACTCTGGCCTCATGCCCCGATCTGCAGAAGATGCACTTGATTGCCCACAGCCGCGGAACGGACGTCATCGCGACGGCCCTGCGGGAGCTGCACATCGAATGCACGGCGGCCGGCAAGGACACACGATCCCAACTCAAACTGGGTACTCTCGTTTTGGCTGCTGCGGACATGGACATCGAGGTGACAACCCAGCGAATCTCTGCCGAAGGCCTTCCGCTGGTGCCTGAGTGTTCCACCGTCTATACGTCGGAAAAAGATCTGGCGATGAAGCTGGCCGATTTTCTGTTTGGCAGCCTGAGACGGTTGGGTCAACTGCGGGGAAACGATCTGACTCCCGAGCAACAGCGGATGCTTGCTGCGATAACCCACCTGCAGTTCATCGATGCCAAGGTCAGCAGCGGCTTCATTGGACACAGCTACTTCTATGAGAACCCGGCGGTCAGCTCGGACCTGATCCTGCTGCTGCGAGACCGCCGCAAACCCGGAGCGGAAAACGGCCGGCCATTGAAAAAGCGCGATGACGGCTTCTGGGAGATCCGCGACGGATACCCGGTCTTCAATGACGAGAGCGCCACGAAGTGACGATGGCGGCAATAAGCCCTGTCCCAAGCGTCGAATTTGAAACCGCGACGTCGCCGGATAAACCTCAATGCGAAAGCCGGAGGAAAGTTTGCATCAGGCTCACCGCACGATCTCGAAATAGTGCTCGAAGAAAGCATCCGGCTCCACGCCGACGGCCACCTGATGAGGTCTCTCAGGGGCATCAGGATCGAAATGCGTCAGGCCCCTGAGCTTGTCCGACTCCAGCTCAACCTGCACCAAACCGGCACGATAGCTCAAGATTCCTGGCTGGAAGATGTCCGCTGTGGCCAGCGGGTCGTGAAAAGTCACCACCGGTCGGTGCTTGAACCACTCCTCCGCCATCTCGCCGACGATCCTCCGCGGCCTCTCGCTGAATCGCCTCCGGAACTCTTCTGCCGGCATCTCGCACCGCGTGGTCACCTCCAGCCCGACACACCTGACCACCGGTGGCCGGGCCCCGAAAACAATGGCAGATGCGTGCGGATCGCAAGTGACATTCCACTCCGTCAAACCACAGCCCGGCGGACGATCCGCATACACGCCCGCCATCATCACATGCTGCTTGAGCAGGGCCGGAATCTCGGGATCCAGGGCAAACAACAGCCCGACGTTGGTAAGTGGGCCGATTGTCAGCAACGTGATATCGCCGGGCCGGGAGCGGATGGCCTGACGCAGGAAGTCGACCGCCGTGTTGGCCGCAAATGTCTCGCGGTGCGGATATCGAGACAGCACCGTCCGCTGTGGAACATCCGGCTGTTTCTGGGGCACAAGCAGCGGCTTGCCCGCGCCGCTGTGGATCGGCACGTCCTTACGGCCGAACGCCTGACAGATGGCATCGGCGAGCTGAGCACGAACCGCCGGCTCGCCGGTCACCGTGGTAATGCCCACCAGCTCGCACCGAGGCTGGCTCAACAGGTACGTCAAC
Coding sequences:
- a CDS encoding cold-shock protein, translated to MATGTVKWFDCKKGFGFIRQPEEDKDIFVHYTSIEGEGFRSLKDGEAVEFELVESEKGLQAHHVRRAKLTV
- a CDS encoding sigma-54 dependent transcriptional regulator; the protein is MIQATARAPYNTNFDRPVVDGHRKKGRATVAETAFILIVEKDALRAEAMVKDLSEQGHVCLVVPSGSEALDSIRVRQPDVIVADESLFDKGNDNLLRQARRLAPQAEIILVTDGARRPPDDSTTEDAVRVYRRIPRQMNADDARATIFAAADQATRNRHRRALQEQVERRFEFEGIVTGNPQMERIINMIRRVADSKLTVLILGPSGSGKELAAQAIHRHSPRRNKPYRAINCAGLNENLLESELFGHVKGAFTGAISDRKGLFEVADGGTLFLDEVGDMPLPMQAKLLRVLENGEILPVGSTEVRKVDVRVVAATRRDLRAMIDSGAFRDDLFYRLHQATIRLPALRERRDDIPLLIDHFLKEACRLHNKKVDSISPEAVRRLTSYSWPGNIRELRSVIDVMVVMADRPQLEIEDLPENIRGSTDIVLAGTAGTAGLTMEQMERIHIANTLKLTGGNREKTAKILGIGARTLYRKLREYGL
- a CDS encoding alpha/beta hydrolase; translation: MLFLPQHEHRSRPAAVLIVAILLAGGCGRELMPTPNICADPRRNLFQDVPPQHRSNRVPVLYATDRVPFQHKKRGLQYDVNRSQSLGFGTCMVEIGKNLSWEELVVQSRMRRRTRPLPLSVVGIDEKGRYPDAVNFRVVDGKPVVDEAAREKEKQANEALQALLSEHLAVVPIKEAYVYIHGVGNTFDYAAGTIAELWHFMGRQGVPVLYSWPAGYEEGIIQSYTHDRESGEFTVFHLKQFLRTLASCPDLQKMHLIAHSRGTDVIATALRELHIECTAAGKDTRSQLKLGTLVLAAADMDIEVTTQRISAEGLPLVPECSTVYTSEKDLAMKLADFLFGSLRRLGQLRGNDLTPEQQRMLAAITHLQFIDAKVSSGFIGHSYFYENPAVSSDLILLLRDRRKPGAENGRPLKKRDDGFWEIRDGYPVFNDESATK
- a CDS encoding nucleoside hydrolase; its protein translation is MAEDRLPVLLDTDIGSDIDDAVALTYLLSQPRCELVGITTVTGEPAVRAQLADAICQAFGRKDVPIHSGAGKPLLVPQKQPDVPQRTVLSRYPHRETFAANTAVDFLRQAIRSRPGDITLLTIGPLTNVGLLFALDPEIPALLKQHVMMAGVYADRPPGCGLTEWNVTCDPHASAIVFGARPPVVRCVGLEVTTRCEMPAEEFRRRFSERPRRIVGEMAEEWFKHRPVVTFHDPLATADIFQPGILSYRAGLVQVELESDKLRGLTHFDPDAPERPHQVAVGVEPDAFFEHYFEIVR